A DNA window from Phragmites australis chromosome 11, lpPhrAust1.1, whole genome shotgun sequence contains the following coding sequences:
- the LOC133885211 gene encoding uncharacterized protein LOC133885211: protein MSGGGGRARQNAMRSGLVVLGAVAFGYLSFRIGFKPYLDRAQEAMDSSATVTATDDSGDDRLEGGANLAPSKDPAVVLSD, encoded by the coding sequence ATGAGCGGAGGCGGGGGGCGGGCGCGGCAGAACGCAATGCGGTCAGGGCTGGTGGTGTTGGGCGCCGTGGCTTTCGGCTACCTCTCCTTCCGCATCGGGTTCAAGCCCTACCTCGACCGCGCCCAGGAGGCCATGGACTCCTCCGCCACCGTCACCGCGACGGACGACTCCGGCGACGACCGCCTCGAGGGCGGTGCCAACCTCGCGCCGTCCAAGGACCCGGCCGTCGTGCTCAGCGACTGA